A window of Lepidochelys kempii isolate rLepKem1 chromosome 1, rLepKem1.hap2, whole genome shotgun sequence contains these coding sequences:
- the WASHC3 gene encoding WASH complex subunit 3 isoform X5 yields the protein MDEDGLPLVGSGIDLTKVPAIQQKRTVAFLNQFVVHTVQFLNRFSTVCEEKLSALSLRIQQIETTLNILDAKLSSIPGLEDVKFEVSSANMNSVTNGPVPQATTDQHSVSVSPQSEQNSIHEVGQQKTEAAAENVMTVAKDPRYARYLKMVQVNTRCLSACLGR from the exons ATGGATGAGGATGGGTTGCCCCTCGTGGGCTCTGGCATCGACCTGACCAAG GTTCCAGCTATTCAGCAGAAAAGAACTGTGGCATTTCTAAACCAGTTTGTGGTTCACACAGTGCAGTTTCTCAACCGCTTTTCTACTGTTTGTGAAGAG AAGTTGTCAGCTCTATCTCTCCGTATCCAACAAATTGAAACAACGCTTAACATTTTGGATGCAaag TTGTCATCTATTCCCGGCTTAGAAGATGTCAAATTTGAAGTGTCCAGTGCAAATATGAACAGTGTTACAAATGGTCCAGTTCCACAAGCCACTACAGATCAGCACTCAGTATCTGTATCTCCTCAGTCAGAA CAGAATAGCATACATGAGGTAGGACAACAGaaaacagaagcagcagcagaaaatgtCATGACTGTAGCCAAGGATCCAAGATATGCCAGATATCTCAAAATGGTTCAAGTG